A genomic region of Homo sapiens chromosome 4, GRCh38.p14 Primary Assembly contains the following coding sequences:
- the NEUROG2 gene encoding neurogenin-2 → MFVKSETLELKEEEDVLVLLGSASPALAALTPLSSSADEEEEEEPGASGGARRQRGAEAGQGARGGVAAGAEGCRPARLLGLVHDCKRRPSRARAVSRGAKTAETVQRIKKTRRLKANNRERNRMHNLNAALDALREVLPTFPEDAKLTKIETLRFAHNYIWALTETLRLADHCGGGGGGLPGALFSEAVLLSPGGASAALSSSGDSPSPASTWSCTNSPAPSSSVSSNSTSPYSCTLSPASPAGSDMDYWQPPPPDKHRYAPHLPIARDCI, encoded by the coding sequence ATGTTCGTCAAATCCGAGACCTTGGAGTTGAAGGAGGAAGAGGACGTGTTAGTGCTGCTCGGATCGGCCTCCCCCGCCTTGGCGGCCCTGACCCCGCTGTCATCCAGCGCCGacgaagaagaggaggaggagccggGCGCGTCAGGCGGGGCGCGTCGGCAGCGCGGGGCTGAGGCCGGGCAGGGGGCGCGGGGCGGCGTGGCTGCGGGTGCGGAGGGCTGCCGGCCCGCACGGCTGCTGGGTCTGGTACACGATTGCAAACGGCGCCCTTCCCGGGCGCGGGCCGTCTCCCGAGGCGCCAAGACGGCCGAGACGGTGCAGCGCATCAAGAAGACCCGTAGACTGAAGGCCAACAACCGCGAGCGAAACCGCATGCACAACCTCAACGCGGCACTGGACGCGCTGCGCGAGGTGCTCCCCACGTTCCCCGAGGACGCCAAGCTCACCAAGATCGAGACCCTGCGCTTCGCCCACAACTACATCTGGGCACTCACCGAGACCCTGCGCCTGGCGGATCACTgcgggggcggcggcgggggccTGCCGGGGGCGCTCTTCTCCGAGGCAGTGTTGCTGAGCCCGGGAGGAGCCAGCGCCGCCCTGAGCAGCAGCGGAGACAGCCCCTCGCCCGCCTCCACGTGGAGTTGCACCAACAGCCCCGCGCCGTCCTCCTCCGTGTCCTCCAATTCCACCTCCCCCTACAGCTGCACTTTATCGCCCGCCAGCCCGGCCGGGTCAGACATGGACTATtggcagcccccacctcccgacAAGCACCGCTATGCACCTCACCTCCCCATAGCCAGGGATTGTATCTAG